Within Legionella birminghamensis, the genomic segment AGTAAACAGGGACTGGATAATTTGGCGCGCCTGAAAAAAGCGTGGTCATGTAAGCATCGATAGTCGGTGCATTGGCCTCGATGGTTGCTAGCCCGGGTTTTATTTTTTTGGAGTATCGTTCGGTAATATTAACTGGTGAGTTGTCTTCCAAATCATAGGAGTAAACATGTAAACGCGATCCGGTGCTTCCTGCATCAACAATGGCGATGCATTGTTGTTGCTCGCAGTTTTCTTGCGCTGCATAGGCCGAAGGAAGAAAAAAACAGCAACTTAGCAGAAAAAAAACTACTCGCATTCAATTTCACCAGCAAGAACAAAGTTGGCGCATAATACAATATGTCCATTAAATTGTCAATTATTAACCGCTTCTGATTCTTCTTCACTGTTGATCAATAAAAATAAAATGACTTGACTATACAACTGGATTTCCATAATGTGGTAAATGTGAAGGGAAAAACTATGCACAGTCCGTCTGGTATTTTTTAACAGTGAGGTTATTATGCCATTTAAGATTCCATCTCTTGAGCAACTTATATTTGCCACTAAAAACATTAATACCACTTATAAGGAAGCACGAGAGGAGCATGCGAAGCAACAATACTGGTTTACGAAACTATTGGCGTCACAGAATCTCACCCGAACTGCCAATTCATCGTTTGTCGAGGCGGTTGGACGATCAATTTACCGGTATAAAGGAACTTATCACAATATTGACAAACGGTTTAAGCCAGAAAAAAAGGCTGACCTATCAGAATCAGCCCTTGCACCAGAAATTAATCTTGAACAGAGAAAGAATGATTTTCTGACCAATGTGCTCGCTGGAACCTGTATTTATGTATTGCATAAAATTACCAGTGAATACGGCAAAGAAGAAAAAGCGGCGAACAGTAAGCTGGCTGAAACTATCCTCAAAATATTTGATATAAAGAAAATAAGTGACATCCCTGAAAAAACGAGGGTCGACACCTTAAACGATTTGCATGACTATATAGAAATCATGGGCCAAAATAGTGATTTACCCCTAAGATGGCATGAAGGCTTTCCTGATGATACTGCGCTGATGAACGATCTTTTCGCTATTATCAAAACCATGGCACCTAATGCGGTCCAGCATACTGCCCAGAAAGAAAGCTCTACGCTTACTTTGAACTAGTATGTTCTCTCGAATACCTGATTTGTTGTTCAGGTATTCTATAGCAATAAGGCTCTCCTGAGTTATCCCAGGAGAGCATCCCACAATCTATGGTATTGTAGATTTGGATATGTTTTTCCCTTAATGTATCCAGTGTAATGCCATGCGGAAAATGGTAGCGGTTATCGAACCCTGCAGAGATCACTGCAAACTCAGGATTTACTGCATCAATGAAATCCCTTGTAGAAGACGTTTTACTGCCATGGTGTGCCACCACTAATAGATCAGCAGCCAGCTGTTTACCGTAGGTTTCAGTGAGATAATGTTCTGCTTTTTTTTCAATGTCGCCAGTCAGCAGAATTTTTCGGGTGCGACTGCTTATCTGCAAAACGCAGGACGAATTATTTTTATCCCTGAAGCTTTGTTTTATTGGGAAAAAATGAAAATGTATGCCATCCCAATCCCAGTCTGGCGTCTGATGACAATTACGCCCTCGTTTATAAAAATTCACATTGTCAACAAGTAGCTCGCCAATGGGAAAGCTTTTTTCAAGACTGGGCAGACCGCCGCGATGATCCAGATCGGGATGGGAAATTACCACCTTATCAATTTGTTTAACCCCTATTGAATGAAGATAGGGATTGATTGCAAGCTCGGCCATATCGCTTCCCTGAAAAAACTTCATACCGGTATCGTATATCAGGCTATGGTTAGCCGTTCGAACGACAAGCGACAAGCCTTGTCCTACATCCAATACATTCAGGATAAAATCTCCCTGCCCAACCTTGGGGAAGGAAGGAAACAATGCCGAGACTACCAGAAGAATCACAGCCAGAATCAATTTTTTATCGGGCAGAAAAACAGCTGTTATAATTGCAGAACTCAAAGCAAAAAGTTGCAATAGATTAGTCAGTCCAAAATCAAAATTAATCCATGCAAAGGTATTAATGCCATGGAGATATCCCATTAATAGATGAATTAATTGGGTAACTGGCCATAAAAACACCGCGCTTTTAAAAACCACTAGCAATAGCAAGCCCAAAAGCCCCAAAGGGACGATGCCATAACCCACTAATGGAATAGCGACTAAATTCGCCAATAAACCATTAACCGCCCCATAAGAAAACCAGAATAGCGTAAAGGGCATTAAACCCAGCAAACAGGCAATTTGCAGGGCGATCGTTTTTCTGAATCCGCGTAAATGACTGATTCTCTGACTGGAAGAAATCAATGTCGCAACGGCCAGGAAAGACAGGTAAAATCCTGGCAGTAAAACCGCGTGCGGTTCAATGAGCAAGACAATGAATAATGCGTAACGCCAGGTCTGCCAGCCAGTAAATTTCTGTTTGCCAAAGTTTTTACTCAGCATAAAGATACAAGCAATCAAAGAACGTTGCGCCGGTACTGCAAAACCAGCCAGCAATGAATAAACCAATGCCGCCAGTATACCGCCGACACTGCCCGCCTGCTGCGCAGGCCGATAGAGGCAAAGCCTTGGAATCCTCGTCCACAACCAGCGGAATAAACTGTAAATCAGTCCGGCAACCAGACCGATATGCGCACCCGAAATAACCATCAGATGCGTAGTGCCCGTCCGCCGAAATAAATCCCATTCCGCCCTCGCGATATGGTTGGTTACGCCTAAGGTGAGAGCCTGTATAATGCCTGAGCTGATTGGATCATCAAGATGCTGCTGAATTAAAACCGAAAGATAGTGCCGCACATTTAATATTCCAGCTGATCCTGAGTCGTCTTGCAGAAGCTCGGCGTTTTTTTTTAAATACCCCGTCCAGTCGATATGGCGAGCCTGCAATGTCTGGCGATAGTTTATTGCCCCTGGATTCCCTGGAGGCTGCGGTTTTTTCAATTTGACTTCGAACTGCCAATTCTGGCCAGTGGTAATTTCAGGACAATGCTGATAACAGGAAAGCATTGCATAAGCATCTGCCTTTTTTCCATCCAGCGCTGTGATTCGAAATTGAAACTGCGTTCTGTCTTCTGAAACCGCGGGAATGGACACTACTTTGCCTCGTACTACGGCTTTTGTAATAAGCTCAGTATTCGGCATCCCCTGCTCTGCAACCCAGTATTGATGCAGTAAGCACCAGACGATCGCTGCAAAAAACCATAGGGGAATCCATCGGCTTGCTTTGAAAAAAAGGCCAATCAGGACAAATAAAGCAGCATAAAGAGAATGCGTATAGAAAAAAGCTATCCCTGCATAAAAACACAAAATTTCCATGATGATGAGTTTGGACTTCCATTGGACGCATACTTTATCGAAACCGCTAAAGAACTGCAAACTCAAATTTTACGGTGATTCTGTCCACCAAACGTAAAATCGAGTATTATCTAGAATGATACACATCAATACTGCTGGTAAAAAGGATCTTTACTATGATAATTACCGCTTTAAATGAGAATTCACATGATACCCGTGTAGCGATTACGCCGAGTGTCGTCAAACATTATAACAAGCTTGAACTTCAGGTATGCTGCGAAACCAACGCAGGGGCTGCTGCAGGCTTTAGCGATGATGATTATGTACAGGCTGGCGCCAAAATTATTGCAAATCGTCAGGAACTGCTGGGTCAAACCAATATTCTGGTTTGCGTCAGTGAATTAGCGCCCTCCGAACTGGATGGCTTACAGTCAAACTCCCTGATCGTGGGTCCTTTTGACAATCAGATAGACAGTGAAATAGTCAGCTGGGCTACTGCCAGACAAATGAGCCTTTTTTCCATGAATCTGATCCCGCGGATAAGCCGCGCCCAAAGCATGGACAGTTTGTCCTCGCAGGCCAACCTGGCTGGCTATCGTGCAATCCTTGAGGCAGTTCAATATTATCACCGCGCCATTCCAATGATGATGACAGCAGCTGGTATGATTCATCCCGCCAAAGTGCTGATCCTGGGTGCAGGGGTTGCCGGTTTACAAGCGATAGCTACTGCCAAACGGCTAGGCGCTGTTGTGTATGCTTTTGATGTGCGCCGGGCTGCAAAAGAACAGGTTGAGAGTCTGGGGGCTGAATTTATTGAAGTCAGTGAAGAGGCCGATGCTGAAACCAGCGGGGGATATGCCCGTGAGATGAGTGAAGAGTACAAAGCGCTTCAGGCAGAGTTGATCGATAAGTATGCCCAAATGGCCGATATCATCGTTTGTACTGCATTAATACCTGGAAGAAAAGCGCCTGTCCTCATTAAAAGCGCTACCGTTGCCCATATGAAAGAAGGCTCGGTCATTGTTGATTTGGCAACGTCCAGAGGAGGCAATTGCGAGGGCAGTCAGAAGGATCAGATTATCAAAATAAATGAGGTCAGCATCATTGGAATAAGCAATATGGCTGGTCTTGTGCCGGCAACAGCCAGTGAGCTTTATGCGAACAACGTGCTCAATCTGATCCGCTTAATGGCAGAAACACCAGGTTCCCTGTCATTTAATAAGGAAGATGAAATTATGAAGCAGGCACTTTTATGCCATCAGGGTGCCTACATGCCATTCCAATCGGTTAAGGAGGCCCAAAATGCCTAGTGCTGTTTTTATAAATAATCCCTATATTGCCACACTGACTATTTTCGTCCTGGCCTGCTTTGTTGGCTATTACGTGGTCTGGAAAGTGACGCCGGCACTTCATACGCCGTTGATGTCCGTTACTAACGCCATTTCCAGTATTATTATTCTGGGAGCGCTCATTGCCACCGGCACTCAGCTTAGCGGAAGCATCGGCTGGCTGGGTGGTCTTGGAATTTTTATCACTGCAATTAATATTTTTGGCGGATTTGTGGTCACTCAGCGCATGTTGCGTATGTACAAAAAATAATTATATGGATGGTAACGTCATGACGACAATGATTTCATTTTTCTATTTAATCGCGGCTGTTTGTTTTATTCTGGCGCTTAAAGGTCTGGCCAGCCCATCAACATCCAGGAGAGGGAATTTATTAGGTATATTTGGAATGGCGCTTGCCATTGGCGCCACGCTGATGATGCCGGGGATGAATCATCACGGGCTGCTGATTGCCCTGATTATTGCAGGCGGAATCGTCGGCACTTTTATTGCGCTGAAGATTAACATGACCGCCATACCGCAATTAGTCGCAGGATTTCACTCCCTTGTTGGTCTGGCAGCGGTTCTTGTCGCCTTTTGCGCCTACTTGTCCCCCACTGCTTTTAATATTGGCGAACCCGGTGAAATCCATACCTCAAGCCTGATTGAGATGAGTCTGGGATTAATTATTGGAGCAATTACCTTCTCCGGTTCAATCATTGCCTTCTTAAAACTTCAGGGCCTGATGTCTGGCCAGCCTTTGCGCTATCCAGGGCAAAATGTGGTCAACCTTTTATTAGGCATTGTCATCCTTGCCTTATTAATTCATTTCGTTATTGCACAACCATTCTGGGCATTTGCTTTGCTCGCCCTGCTTTCCTTTGTACTTGGATTTTTATTGATTATGCCGATTGGCGGTGCCGACATGCCTGTCGTCATCTCCATGCTGAACTCCTATTCAGGATGGGCGGCTGCCGGAATTGGATTTACCTTAAGTAATCACCTCCTGGTTATCACCGGCGCGCTGGTAGGCGCCAGCGGGGCCATTCTGAGTTATATCATGTGCGTAGGTATGAACCGCTCAATTATTAACGTGATTTTCGGCGGAATCCAGGGAAGCGGTGCATCATCCCCTATCAATGGCAGCCATAGCAATCAGCAAGTGCACCAGGCGAATGGCGAAGATGCAGCCTTCCTGCTGAGCAATGCCAAAGATGTGATTATCGTTCCAGGCTATGGTATGGCAGTAGCACATGCCCAGCATGCCGTTAAAGAGCTGGTGGATGCGCTGGAGAAGAAAGATATTCGGGTTCGCTTCGCTATTCATCCAGTTGCTGGACGTATGCCCGGCCATATGAATGTGCTGTTGGCAGAAGCCAATATCCCCTATGATCGCGTGTTCGAACAAAGCGAGATTAACAGGGATTTCGGTACAGCAGATGTGGCTTTTGTGATTGGAGCCAATGATATAACCAATCCCGCGGCTAAAACGGATCCGAGTTCACCGATCTATGGAATGCCAGTATTGGAAGTTGAAAAGGCAAAAACCGTATTGTTTGTGAAACGGAGCCTTAATGCGGGTTATGCAGGTGTCGAGAATGATCTCTTCTTCCGCGATAATACCTATATGTTGTTTGGTGATGCAAAGGTGATGACTGAATCAATTGCCAAATCGCTGGCCGAGATTTAGGGTGTTTTACTAGATCCCAGGGCATGCACATAGGTATATACACAAAAGTTTTCCCGCTCCGAATCCCCGCGGTCGCAGCCCATAGCTATCTACTCAAATGTTTTCCCCGCTCCGAATCCCCGCGGCATCGACCGCGGGGCCCATACGAAGCCTATATAGAATATCGGTTTTTGCTAATTTAAGGATAATGTTTCAAAGACTTGTTTCTAACTGCTTTTAAATTGCTATTTTCGGCAACATTGGAATTCATCTGAAGAGCATGTTCGGGCATCAGACATGGGCCCCGCGGTTGATGCCGCGGGGATTCGACTGCATTTTTGCAGATAGTATGGGTCGATGCCGCGGACATAAAAGACAATCCACGGGAAGCAGAGGCGGTTATTATTTAACCGTCCTGCAAGAAGCATGAATAACACTATTGCTTCTGTTTTCCAATTCCACTACTGCGGCTGACTGCACTTTGAGCTCCAGCACTGTTCCATTTTCGATCAAAAGATCCCGTTCTTCACCTTGAGAAATAGGTAATTTATCAATTGTCCCAGAGCGTTTTTCCATCAGTACATGAATGATTGCCTGAGGTTCTGTTGTCTGTAATACACATTCAGCCTTTACTTCAAATAAAGTAAAATTTGCGAATTTTTCAGGGTTACTTGGCTTCAAATCATATTCAATGCTGAGATTTGGAGCCAGGGAGTGATTGGCAGCTAAAACCTGAGTGCTTAGAAGAGCACCAATACAGAACATACCAATTTTTTTAAACATTAAAAATCTCCATAGTGATAAAATTGGGAACTAAGATACAGTTATTTTGCTTGCATGGCAAATTGAGGGACAGTTAAAACCTTAATGCATAGTCATCATCAAGGTTTTAACTATCATTAATGTTCTCTTGTCGCAGTAAATTGAATTTTGGGATAACGTTCCTGTGCCATAGTCAGATTGACTCTTGTCGGCGCCAGATACATTAAGGAATCGCTGCCATCTAAAGCCAGATAATCATAGGCTTTGGTTTTGAATTCAGCCATTGCCTTCTCATCCTCAGAATAAACCCAACGGGCACAGGTCACATTGACTGATTCATAAACGCAATCCACTTTATATTCATTCTTAAGGCGATGGGCAACGACATCAAACTGCAGAACCCCCACAGCGCCAAGAATCAGCTGATTACTGTTCAATGGCCTGAACACCTGAGTAGCCCCTTCTTCGGAAAGCTCAATCAACCCCTTTAGTAAGGCTTTACTTTTTAAAGGATCACGCAAACGCACCAGGCGATACAGTTCAGGGGCAAAATTAGGAATCCCGGTAAATTTAAGTTGCTCACCCTGGGTAAACGTATCGCCGATCCGGATGGTGCCATGGTTATGTAAACCGATAATATCACCCGCCATTGCAAGCTCTGCATGGGAACGATCGCCAGCCATAAAGGTTAAGGCA encodes:
- a CDS encoding DNA internalization-related competence protein ComEC/Rec2, whose product is MEILCFYAGIAFFYTHSLYAALFVLIGLFFKASRWIPLWFFAAIVWCLLHQYWVAEQGMPNTELITKAVVRGKVVSIPAVSEDRTQFQFRITALDGKKADAYAMLSCYQHCPEITTGQNWQFEVKLKKPQPPGNPGAINYRQTLQARHIDWTGYLKKNAELLQDDSGSAGILNVRHYLSVLIQQHLDDPISSGIIQALTLGVTNHIARAEWDLFRRTGTTHLMVISGAHIGLVAGLIYSLFRWLWTRIPRLCLYRPAQQAGSVGGILAALVYSLLAGFAVPAQRSLIACIFMLSKNFGKQKFTGWQTWRYALFIVLLIEPHAVLLPGFYLSFLAVATLISSSQRISHLRGFRKTIALQIACLLGLMPFTLFWFSYGAVNGLLANLVAIPLVGYGIVPLGLLGLLLLVVFKSAVFLWPVTQLIHLLMGYLHGINTFAWINFDFGLTNLLQLFALSSAIITAVFLPDKKLILAVILLVVSALFPSFPKVGQGDFILNVLDVGQGLSLVVRTANHSLIYDTGMKFFQGSDMAELAINPYLHSIGVKQIDKVVISHPDLDHRGGLPSLEKSFPIGELLVDNVNFYKRGRNCHQTPDWDWDGIHFHFFPIKQSFRDKNNSSCVLQISSRTRKILLTGDIEKKAEHYLTETYGKQLAADLLVVAHHGSKTSSTRDFIDAVNPEFAVISAGFDNRYHFPHGITLDTLREKHIQIYNTIDCGMLSWDNSGEPYCYRIPEQQIRYSREHTSSK
- a CDS encoding Re/Si-specific NAD(P)(+) transhydrogenase subunit alpha; protein product: MIITALNENSHDTRVAITPSVVKHYNKLELQVCCETNAGAAAGFSDDDYVQAGAKIIANRQELLGQTNILVCVSELAPSELDGLQSNSLIVGPFDNQIDSEIVSWATARQMSLFSMNLIPRISRAQSMDSLSSQANLAGYRAILEAVQYYHRAIPMMMTAAGMIHPAKVLILGAGVAGLQAIATAKRLGAVVYAFDVRRAAKEQVESLGAEFIEVSEEADAETSGGYAREMSEEYKALQAELIDKYAQMADIIVCTALIPGRKAPVLIKSATVAHMKEGSVIVDLATSRGGNCEGSQKDQIIKINEVSIIGISNMAGLVPATASELYANNVLNLIRLMAETPGSLSFNKEDEIMKQALLCHQGAYMPFQSVKEAQNA
- a CDS encoding proton-translocating transhydrogenase family protein; amino-acid sequence: MPSAVFINNPYIATLTIFVLACFVGYYVVWKVTPALHTPLMSVTNAISSIIILGALIATGTQLSGSIGWLGGLGIFITAINIFGGFVVTQRMLRMYKK
- a CDS encoding NAD(P)(+) transhydrogenase (Re/Si-specific) subunit beta; translated protein: MTTMISFFYLIAAVCFILALKGLASPSTSRRGNLLGIFGMALAIGATLMMPGMNHHGLLIALIIAGGIVGTFIALKINMTAIPQLVAGFHSLVGLAAVLVAFCAYLSPTAFNIGEPGEIHTSSLIEMSLGLIIGAITFSGSIIAFLKLQGLMSGQPLRYPGQNVVNLLLGIVILALLIHFVIAQPFWAFALLALLSFVLGFLLIMPIGGADMPVVISMLNSYSGWAAAGIGFTLSNHLLVITGALVGASGAILSYIMCVGMNRSIINVIFGGIQGSGASSPINGSHSNQQVHQANGEDAAFLLSNAKDVIIVPGYGMAVAHAQHAVKELVDALEKKDIRVRFAIHPVAGRMPGHMNVLLAEANIPYDRVFEQSEINRDFGTADVAFVIGANDITNPAAKTDPSSPIYGMPVLEVEKAKTVLFVKRSLNAGYAGVENDLFFRDNTYMLFGDAKVMTESIAKSLAEI